A single Cucumis melo cultivar AY chromosome 4, USDA_Cmelo_AY_1.0, whole genome shotgun sequence DNA region contains:
- the LOC103486937 gene encoding protein MIZU-KUSSEI 1 encodes MRQRRHLELSSLSRSTSSTDTAIVLKPCSTSSHSPSSLLHSLFRFFLHRRNALSLITLRRKLTGTLFGHRHGHVTFSLQLDPRTEPLTLLHLHISTTALLKEMSSGVLRIALHSHKLPGRARPTKLLQHPSWTMYCNGTESGLALSRTCEAYDRHVLNTIRSVSVGAGVVPVLHDGTKAAGGCSELGALVYMRAEFERVVGSADSEALFMINPDGNATPLNSLSFCLEYEPNIFS; translated from the coding sequence ATGAGACAACGCCGCCACCTTGAGCTGAGTAGTCTGAGCAGATCTACCAGCTCCACAGACACAGCCATTGTTCTCAAGCCTTGTTCAACCTCTTCTCACAGCCCCTCCTCCCTCCTCCACTCCCTCTTCCGTTTCTTCCTCCACCGCCGCAATGCCCTCTCTCTCATCACTCTACGCCGCAAGCTCACGGGCACCCTCTTCGGCCACCGCCATGGCCATGTCACCTTCTCCCTACAGCTCGACCCTCGTACCGAACCACTCACATTACTCCATCTCCACATCTCCACCACTGCTCTCCTTAAAGAGATGTCCTCCGGCGTCCTCCGCATTGCCCTCCACTCCCACAAACTCCCTGGGCGAGCTCGACCCACTAAGCTCCTCCAACACCCCTCCTGGACCATGTACTGCAACGGAACGGAATCTGGTCTTGCCCTCTCTCGCACTTGTGAGGCATATGACCGCCATGTCCTTAACACCATTCGAAGCGTGTCTGTTGGAGCTGGCGTCGTTCCAGTGCTCCACGATGGAACGAAAGCTGCTGGCGGGTGCTCAGAACTTGGTGCATTGGTGTATATGAGAGCCGAGTTTGAACGAGTTGTTGGAAGTGCAGACTCGGAAGCTTTGTTTATGATTAACCCCGATGGAAATGCCACACCTCTGAACTCACTATCTTTTTGCTTAGAATATGAACCCAACATTttctcataa
- the LOC103486933 gene encoding putative disease resistance protein RGA3 isoform X2, with amino-acid sequence MADSVIEELECDYLKWRVQNRKNDVDDKGYQFSSCFSSNFPISSCNTVAKFQQLTEELRLIEETMSKFSLVEDEDEYIKNLKGEMTLRTSITGSQAFARLLRLRKEAILSNVDSIFGRDKVQESIIKELVNDEQKSPRILSIQGDGGMGKTALAKLVYNADEVFDHFDKRIWVCVSEDFDIQRIIKEVLISATGENVTTVALTESRLRIRLQRYFFGKKILLVLDDFGNLDHDRVSELKEIVKMGVDGSKIMITTRSHKTPNVAATHKIDKLDKTISMQIFEDTFGGNELSNDVDLKNLVAECGGAPLAIKCLAGLLSSKPSDGANSPNVKDLSEKWKLEEANYGGGVSCALRLSYDLMPSYLKPFFLCFSLLPRDNVFFSFELIQLWLEQGFLPSGTKDDPEEIGEKYFKELWDRRLLVDVEEHTLGYWFKIHNLVHDLAVQKAEGQKNLGNFHQLSFVDCKSNIPPSTSYNDIHFLSIPVVGGAEPKINGDPLFKCITKFKQLRFLYLCNSSLEEIPTSIGTLKHLRCLDLRGSQRLKRLPESICKLQSLRTLILAFCSELEELPRNIKNLISLRFLWVQTKQASLGKDQIGSLTSLRFLAIGRSDNLTHLFEDIDKLNFLKTLIIYDCKSLLTLPKGLENVESLCNMGIWGCERLRFTFSLASLNLKKLILRQLTAVSSLPKWLAHLDDTLEVLEIGEFPTLRELPMWFSNYWELRILGISNCPQLNHECFHHELPIYRDKIEELRVTFCGSSSKSSWKKSMEEIKNKNPNISYIRAIYVDSKRIMPLEESTEKPKETETKQDDANNNMSHVDIGLLSKIEQAHANNNVSHPGTKQPSMNKHDDANNNTSHSGIRLFSETKQEHANKNDNVNENETGKVCLGDNDHAEADQAMVTTYEGF; translated from the coding sequence ATGGCAGACAGTGTAATTGAGGAATTGGAATGCGATTATTTGAAGTGGAGAGTGCAGAATCGAAAGAACGATGTTGACGATAAAGGATACCAATTCTCTTCTTGTTTCTCCTCTAATTTCCCCATTTCTTCATGTAATACGGTCGCTAAATTCCAGCAACTCACAGAAGAATTACGTTTGATTGAGGAAACCATGTCTAAATTCTCTCtggttgaagatgaagatgaatatATCAAAAATTTGAAGGGTGAAATGACTTTGCGGACCTCCATTACTGGTTCCCAAGCTTTCGCTAGGCTTCTGCGCTTGAGGAAAGAGGCGATTCTCTCTAATGTGGATTCCATTTTTGGTAGAGATAAAGTACAAGAGAGTATCATTAAGGAACTTGTGAATGATGAACAAAAATCTCCCCGTATTCTTTCAATCCAAGGAGATGGAGGGATGGGAAAGACGGCTCTGGCCAAGTTAGTCTATAATGCAGACGAAGTGTTTGATCATTTTGACAAGAGAATATGGGTATGCGTTTCTGAAGATTTTGATATTCAGAGAATCATAAAGGAGGTTCTGATTTCTGCAACTGGAGAAAATGTTACCACCGTTGCCTTAACCGAAAGTCGTTTACGAATCCGGCTCCAGCGGTACTTTTTTGGCAAAAAAATCTTGCTTGTTTTGGATGATTTTGGGAATTTGGATCACGATAGAGTATCAGAACTGAAAGAAATCGTGAAGATGGGTGTTGATGGCAGCAAGATAATGATAACCACTCGCAGCCATAAAACTCCAAATGTTGCTGCGACACACAAGATTGACAAACTCGACAAGACGATATCTATGCAAATATTCGAAGATACATTTGGAGGCAACGAGCTTAGCAACGATGTGGATCTCAAAAACCTTGTGGCAGAATGTGGAGGAGCTCCTTTGGCAATCAAATGTTTGGCTGGACTGCTCTCTTCGAAACCGAGCGATGGTGCTAATAGTCCGAATGTCAAGGACTTGAGTGAAAAATGGAAACTGGAGGAGGCGAACTACGGTGGTGGCGTTTCATGTGCACTAAGACTGAGTTATGATCTAATGCCATCTTATTTGaaacctttttttctttgcttttcaTTGTTGCCGAGAGATAATGTGTTCTTCTCATTTGAGCTAATCCAGTTATGGTTGGAACAAGGATTCCTTCCTTCAGGTACCAAAGATGATCCTGAAGAAATTGGGGAGAAATATTTCAAGGAATTGTGGGATCGCCGTTTACTCGTTGATGTTGAGGAGCACACTCTTGGATATTGGTTCAAAATCCATAACCTTGTACATGATCTTGCAGTCCAAAAGGCTGAGGGACAAAAGAACCTCGGAAATTTTCATCAGCTTTCATTTGTCGATTGCAAGAGCAATATCCCTCCGTCGACAAGCTATAATGACATTCATTTTCTTTCCATTCCAGTTGTAGGTGGTGCGGAACCAAAGATCAATGGAGACCCTCTTTTCAAATGCATCACCAAGTTCAAGCAGCTAAGGTTTTTGTACTTGTGCAACTCTTCTCTGGAAGAAATTCCAACCTCCATAGGCACGCTGAAACATTTGAGGTGTTTAGATTTGCGAGGGAGTCAACGGCTGAAGAGGTTGCCAGAATCAATTTGCAAACTACAGAGCCTACGGACTTTGATTCTTGCATTCTGCTCAGAGCTTGAAGAGCTTCCCAGAAACATAAAGAACTTGATAAGCCTCAGATTCTTATGGGTCCAAACAAAGCAAGCCAGCTTGGGAAAAGATCAAATAGGAAGCTTAACATCGCTTCGTTTTCTCGCCATTGGAAGGAGTGATAACTTGACTCACTTGTTTGAAGATATCGACAAACTCAATTTCCTCAAAACACTGATCATTTATGATTGCAAATCGCTGCTAACACTGCCAAAAGGCTTGGAAAACGTGGAATCGTTATGTAATATGGGAATATGGGGATGTGAGCGGCTGAGATTTACATTCTCACTGGCTTCACTTAACCTTAAGAAACTGATACTCAGACAACTTACAGCAGTGTCCAGTTTGCCTAAGTGGCTGGCCCATTTGGATGACACTTTAGAAGTGCTAGAAATTGGAGAGTTCCCCACGCTAAGAGAATTGCCTATGTGGTTTTCAAATTATTGGGAACTTCGAATTCTTGGGATCTCCAACTGTCCTCAGTTGAATCACGAATGCTTCCATCATGAACTACCAATTTATCGTGATAAGATTGAGGAGTTGAGGGTCACATTTTGTGGGTCTTCGAGCAAGTCTTCGTGGAAAAAAAGTATGGAGGAAATCAAAAATAAAAACCCGAATATCTCTTACATCCGTGCCATTTATGTGGACTCCAAAAGAATAATGCCACTAGAAGAATCAACAGAAAAACCTAAGGAAACTGAGACAAAACAGGATGATGCAAATAACAATATGAGTCATGTTGACATTGGATTACTTTCAAAGATAGAACAGGCGCATGCGAATAACAATGTAAGTCATCCTGGGACTAAACAACCTTCAATGAACAAACATGATGATGCAAATAACAATACGAGTCATTCTGGGATTAGACTATTTTCAGAGACAAAACAGGAGCATGCAAATAAAAATGACAATGTAAATGAGAATGAGACCGGTAAGGTCTGTTTGGGAGATAATGACCATGCTGAAGCTGACCAAGCTATGGTCACTACATATGAGGGTTTCTGA
- the LOC103486933 gene encoding putative disease resistance protein RGA4 isoform X1, whose amino-acid sequence MVGLLGSVAGNLLGRIIEAADRREFRAIRRELKNLETAVLNLKARLRDAEEKQASDPELYDQLRKLKHAFSMADSVIEELECDYLKWRVQNRKNDVDDKGYQFSSCFSSNFPISSCNTVAKFQQLTEELRLIEETMSKFSLVEDEDEYIKNLKGEMTLRTSITGSQAFARLLRLRKEAILSNVDSIFGRDKVQESIIKELVNDEQKSPRILSIQGDGGMGKTALAKLVYNADEVFDHFDKRIWVCVSEDFDIQRIIKEVLISATGENVTTVALTESRLRIRLQRYFFGKKILLVLDDFGNLDHDRVSELKEIVKMGVDGSKIMITTRSHKTPNVAATHKIDKLDKTISMQIFEDTFGGNELSNDVDLKNLVAECGGAPLAIKCLAGLLSSKPSDGANSPNVKDLSEKWKLEEANYGGGVSCALRLSYDLMPSYLKPFFLCFSLLPRDNVFFSFELIQLWLEQGFLPSGTKDDPEEIGEKYFKELWDRRLLVDVEEHTLGYWFKIHNLVHDLAVQKAEGQKNLGNFHQLSFVDCKSNIPPSTSYNDIHFLSIPVVGGAEPKINGDPLFKCITKFKQLRFLYLCNSSLEEIPTSIGTLKHLRCLDLRGSQRLKRLPESICKLQSLRTLILAFCSELEELPRNIKNLISLRFLWVQTKQASLGKDQIGSLTSLRFLAIGRSDNLTHLFEDIDKLNFLKTLIIYDCKSLLTLPKGLENVESLCNMGIWGCERLRFTFSLASLNLKKLILRQLTAVSSLPKWLAHLDDTLEVLEIGEFPTLRELPMWFSNYWELRILGISNCPQLNHECFHHELPIYRDKIEELRVTFCGSSSKSSWKKSMEEIKNKNPNISYIRAIYVDSKRIMPLEESTEKPKETETKQDDANNNMSHVDIGLLSKIEQAHANNNVSHPGTKQPSMNKHDDANNNTSHSGIRLFSETKQEHANKNDNVNENETGKVCLGDNDHAEADQAMVTTYEGF is encoded by the coding sequence ATGGTTGGACTTCTCGGCAGTGTGGCCGGAAATCTGCTCGGAAGGATAATTGAAGCCGCCGACCGACGAGAGTTTCGTGCTATCCGAAGAGAACTGAAAAACCTCGAAACAGCTGTGTTGAATCTTAAGGCCAGACTCCGAGACGCCGAGGAGAAGCAGGCTAGCGATCCTGAACTCTATGATCAGCTTAGAAAACTCAAACATGCGTTTTCAATGGCAGACAGTGTAATTGAGGAATTGGAATGCGATTATTTGAAGTGGAGAGTGCAGAATCGAAAGAACGATGTTGACGATAAAGGATACCAATTCTCTTCTTGTTTCTCCTCTAATTTCCCCATTTCTTCATGTAATACGGTCGCTAAATTCCAGCAACTCACAGAAGAATTACGTTTGATTGAGGAAACCATGTCTAAATTCTCTCtggttgaagatgaagatgaatatATCAAAAATTTGAAGGGTGAAATGACTTTGCGGACCTCCATTACTGGTTCCCAAGCTTTCGCTAGGCTTCTGCGCTTGAGGAAAGAGGCGATTCTCTCTAATGTGGATTCCATTTTTGGTAGAGATAAAGTACAAGAGAGTATCATTAAGGAACTTGTGAATGATGAACAAAAATCTCCCCGTATTCTTTCAATCCAAGGAGATGGAGGGATGGGAAAGACGGCTCTGGCCAAGTTAGTCTATAATGCAGACGAAGTGTTTGATCATTTTGACAAGAGAATATGGGTATGCGTTTCTGAAGATTTTGATATTCAGAGAATCATAAAGGAGGTTCTGATTTCTGCAACTGGAGAAAATGTTACCACCGTTGCCTTAACCGAAAGTCGTTTACGAATCCGGCTCCAGCGGTACTTTTTTGGCAAAAAAATCTTGCTTGTTTTGGATGATTTTGGGAATTTGGATCACGATAGAGTATCAGAACTGAAAGAAATCGTGAAGATGGGTGTTGATGGCAGCAAGATAATGATAACCACTCGCAGCCATAAAACTCCAAATGTTGCTGCGACACACAAGATTGACAAACTCGACAAGACGATATCTATGCAAATATTCGAAGATACATTTGGAGGCAACGAGCTTAGCAACGATGTGGATCTCAAAAACCTTGTGGCAGAATGTGGAGGAGCTCCTTTGGCAATCAAATGTTTGGCTGGACTGCTCTCTTCGAAACCGAGCGATGGTGCTAATAGTCCGAATGTCAAGGACTTGAGTGAAAAATGGAAACTGGAGGAGGCGAACTACGGTGGTGGCGTTTCATGTGCACTAAGACTGAGTTATGATCTAATGCCATCTTATTTGaaacctttttttctttgcttttcaTTGTTGCCGAGAGATAATGTGTTCTTCTCATTTGAGCTAATCCAGTTATGGTTGGAACAAGGATTCCTTCCTTCAGGTACCAAAGATGATCCTGAAGAAATTGGGGAGAAATATTTCAAGGAATTGTGGGATCGCCGTTTACTCGTTGATGTTGAGGAGCACACTCTTGGATATTGGTTCAAAATCCATAACCTTGTACATGATCTTGCAGTCCAAAAGGCTGAGGGACAAAAGAACCTCGGAAATTTTCATCAGCTTTCATTTGTCGATTGCAAGAGCAATATCCCTCCGTCGACAAGCTATAATGACATTCATTTTCTTTCCATTCCAGTTGTAGGTGGTGCGGAACCAAAGATCAATGGAGACCCTCTTTTCAAATGCATCACCAAGTTCAAGCAGCTAAGGTTTTTGTACTTGTGCAACTCTTCTCTGGAAGAAATTCCAACCTCCATAGGCACGCTGAAACATTTGAGGTGTTTAGATTTGCGAGGGAGTCAACGGCTGAAGAGGTTGCCAGAATCAATTTGCAAACTACAGAGCCTACGGACTTTGATTCTTGCATTCTGCTCAGAGCTTGAAGAGCTTCCCAGAAACATAAAGAACTTGATAAGCCTCAGATTCTTATGGGTCCAAACAAAGCAAGCCAGCTTGGGAAAAGATCAAATAGGAAGCTTAACATCGCTTCGTTTTCTCGCCATTGGAAGGAGTGATAACTTGACTCACTTGTTTGAAGATATCGACAAACTCAATTTCCTCAAAACACTGATCATTTATGATTGCAAATCGCTGCTAACACTGCCAAAAGGCTTGGAAAACGTGGAATCGTTATGTAATATGGGAATATGGGGATGTGAGCGGCTGAGATTTACATTCTCACTGGCTTCACTTAACCTTAAGAAACTGATACTCAGACAACTTACAGCAGTGTCCAGTTTGCCTAAGTGGCTGGCCCATTTGGATGACACTTTAGAAGTGCTAGAAATTGGAGAGTTCCCCACGCTAAGAGAATTGCCTATGTGGTTTTCAAATTATTGGGAACTTCGAATTCTTGGGATCTCCAACTGTCCTCAGTTGAATCACGAATGCTTCCATCATGAACTACCAATTTATCGTGATAAGATTGAGGAGTTGAGGGTCACATTTTGTGGGTCTTCGAGCAAGTCTTCGTGGAAAAAAAGTATGGAGGAAATCAAAAATAAAAACCCGAATATCTCTTACATCCGTGCCATTTATGTGGACTCCAAAAGAATAATGCCACTAGAAGAATCAACAGAAAAACCTAAGGAAACTGAGACAAAACAGGATGATGCAAATAACAATATGAGTCATGTTGACATTGGATTACTTTCAAAGATAGAACAGGCGCATGCGAATAACAATGTAAGTCATCCTGGGACTAAACAACCTTCAATGAACAAACATGATGATGCAAATAACAATACGAGTCATTCTGGGATTAGACTATTTTCAGAGACAAAACAGGAGCATGCAAATAAAAATGACAATGTAAATGAGAATGAGACCGGTAAGGTCTGTTTGGGAGATAATGACCATGCTGAAGCTGACCAAGCTATGGTCACTACATATGAGGGTTTCTGA
- the LOC103486932 gene encoding heat stress transcription factor B-3-like, giving the protein MGEAMVSLGNVCEESIAVVSEPTTSPFLTKTYMLVEDPMTDNVISWNSDGTTFIVWQPPEFAIDLLPTLFKHNNFSSFVRQLNTYGFRKIATSRWEFYNDKFKKGCKERLCEIRRRKAWTNKRKHNSNAKAIQVTHQDNHDEDQRSLSTSSSDDQYTMLAYENKKLKKENGVLSFELTNMKKKCRELLDLVAKYEFMVINGNEKKEDEIMLKPNLKLFGVQLEVEEEDEMEIKQNKRKRSIHPNKPFLLSQTCK; this is encoded by the exons ATGGGAGAGGCAATGGTAAGTCTGGGTAATGTGTGTGAGGAGTCTATTGCGGTCGTCAGTGAGCCGACTACGTCGCCGTTCTTGACCAAAACCTACATGCTTGTTGAGGATCCCATGACAGACAACGTCATATCGTGGAACTCCGATGGGACGACTTTCATCGTATGGCAGCCACCGGAGTTTGCTATAGATCTCCTACCCACCCTCTTCAAACACAACAACTTCTCTAGCTTTGTTCGCCAACTTAACACCTAT GGATTTCGTAAGATTGCGACAAGCAGATGGGAATTTTACAACGACAAGTTTAAAAAGGGATGTAAAGAAAGACTATGCGAAATACGCAGAAGAAAAGCATGGACCAACAAACGAAAACACAATAGTAATGCAAAAGCAATCCAAGTCACACATCAAGACAATCACGATGAAGATCAAAGGTCGTTATCGACTTCATCATCTGATGATCAATATACAATGCTTGCTTACGAAAACAAGAAGTTGAAGAAGGAGAATGGAGTGTTAAGCTTTGAACTAACAAACATGAAGAAGAAATGCAGAGAGCTTCTAGATTTGGTGGCTAAGTACGAATTCATGGTCATTAATGGCAATGAAAAGAAGGAAGACGAGATAATGTTGAAGCCAAACTTGAAACTCTTTGGAGTGCAGTTGGAggttgaggaagaagatgaaatggaaatcaaacaaaacaagAGGAAGAGATCAATTCATCCAAATAAACCTTTTCTGCTCTCACAAACATGCAAATGA
- the LOC103486931 gene encoding AP2-like ethylene-responsive transcription factor At2g41710, with the protein MASSSSDPGFKHEPGACSTAAAGRGTAESSEVVMANDQLLLYRGLKKAKKERGCTAKERISKMPPCAAGKRSSIYRGVTRHRWTGRYEAHLWDKSTWNQNQNKKGKQVYLGAYDEEEAAARAYDLAALKYWGPGTLINFPVTDYTRDLEEMQNVSREEYLASLRRKSSGFSRGISKYRSLSSRWDPSFGRMPGPDYVSSINYGAGDDQATESEFVHNFCIERKIDLTSHIKWWGPNKTRTASAGSKSSEEDKNSCAGEVGSELKALGQTTRPTEPYEMPCLGTSGVKKPASKISALSILSRSAAYKSLQEKALKLQETNNENDENENKNTVNKIDHGKVVETPTTSHGGDPSERYGVTFGTSGGLPLQRNMFPLTPFLTAPLLSSYNTVDPLGDPIHWTSLASVLPTGLSRTAEVTKTETSSTYTLFRAEE; encoded by the exons ATGGCTTCTTCGTCTTCTGATCCTGGCTTCAAACACGAACCCGGTGCCTGTAGCACTGCTGCTGCTGGAAGAGGGACGGCGGAATCTTCCGAGGTTGTTATGGCAAATGATCAGCTTTTACTGTATAGAGGGTTGAAGAAAGCGAAGAAAGAGAGAGGTTGTACTGCCAAAGAACGCATTAGTAAAATGCCTCCGTGTGCTGCTGGAAAAAGAAGCTCCATATACCGCGGAGTCACTAG GCATAGATGGACTGGTCGTTATGAAGCTCATCTTTGGGATAAAAGTACTTGGAACCAGAACCAGAACAAGAAGGGAAAGCAAG TGTATCTGG GAGCATATGATGAAGAAGAGGCTGCTGCTAGGGCTTACGATTTGGCTGCCTTAAAATATTGGGGTCCTGGGACTCTTATTAATTTTCCA GTGACTGATTATACAAGGGACCTCGAAGAAATGCAGAATGTTTCAAGAGAGGAATACCTTGCATCTCTAAGAAG AAAGAGCAGTGGATTCTCCAGGGGAATATCCAAATATCGAAGTCTCTCAAG TCGATGGGATCCTTCATTTGGTCGCATGCCAGGCCCTGATTATGTTAGCAGCATAAATTATG GTGCTGGAGACGATCAAGCAACTGAAAGTGAATTCGTCCACAACTTCTGCATTGAAAGGAAGATTGACTTAACAAGTCACATTAAGTGGTGGGGGCCGAACAAAACTCGAACAGCCAGTGCAGGCTCAAAGTCATCAGAAGAAGACAAAAATAGTTGTGCTGGAGAAGTTGGCAGTGAACTCAAAGCTCTGGGACAGACCACCCGTCCTACAGAGCCATATGAGATGCCCTGTTTGGGTACTTCTGGAGTAAAGAAGCCTGCTTCCAAGATCTCTGCTTTAAGCATTTTGTCACGGTCAGCAGCCTACAAGAGTTTGCAGGAGAAAGCTTTGAAATTACAGGAAACTAACAACGAGAATGATGAGAACGAAAATAAAAACACTGTTAACAAGATAGATCATGGGAAAGTGGTTGAAACACCTACTACAAGTCATGGTGGTGATCCCAGTGAGAGATATGGGGTTACTTTCGGAACAAGTGGTGGATTGCCACTTCAGAGAAATATGTTCCCCTTGACTCCATTCTTAACAGCACCTCTTCTTAGCAGTTACAACACCGTTGATCCTTTGGGAGATCCTATTCATTGGACATCTCTCGCTTCTGTTCTTCCTACCGGACTTTCTCGCACAGCTGAG GTTACGAAAACTGAAACCTCTTCAACTTACACTTTGTTTCGGGCTGAGGAATAA